TTGGTGATCAGGAATGGGAAGGCGTTGCTGATGAACGAGGCGGCGTCGTCGTCCTTCACGGCGTACTTGATCTCGACGATGGTCGTGATGTCGTCGACCAGCAGGCGGCAGGCGCGGTGACGTGGCGCTTCGGCGCTGTAGTACTCGCACTCCGAGTCGATCGTCAGGCGAAAGCGGCGGTCGGCGGACTGGAAGTAGCGCCGCGAGTAGCGGTTCACGAGCGTGGGGCGCAGCGCATCCGTGATGGACGCGATCGATGCCGGCGGCTCCACGTCGCCCAGCCAGTGGGCGAGCGTCCCTACCTCGCTTTCGGCGTTGAAGGCCATCGGTGGGAGCGCCCGCGATTCCTTGGTCCCCACCATCCCGCGCTTGCGCTTGAGTTCGAGCACTGGGCGCGCGACGTCGCCGAACAGGTCACCATACCAACGCGCGCGCACCTTCAGGCGATGGCTGTGCCCCTGCACCGCGTCCCACAGGAGCCGGAGCTCCGGCGTGTCGAAGTAGCAGTTGTTGACGTAGCGCTGCGTGTAGATCTCCGAGAACTGCGCGGGATGCAGCCGCACCAGGTGCTCGATGTTCGCGCGCGAGATGTCGGTGACGAGGAGCTTGCGCTCGTATCGCCCCGACGTCGCGAGCGGATCAACGACTGGCTTTGCCAAACTCAGCGCCATACAACTTGTCGGCTACGTTGGTGAGGTCGGCCGGCATGGCGCGACCGTCGATCTTGAGCGACGAGCCCTGTTCGATGAGGTAGGCGACCTTCTGTCCCTTGATCTCGAGCGTGGTGAACTCGATGATCCCAGGGCCGTACTCCGACTTCTTGCGATAGGCCGTGACGCCGACCTGCCCGCCGATGATGTGCGCGTCGCTGATCATCATGTGCGAGCGGTCCTTCGACGCGATGCCGATGGCGGCGTCGCGCACGTCGATGCGCTTGGCGGTGAGCGTGCTCCCTTCGCCCGCGCTGATCCCCTTGTCGCCGGCGCCCTTCACCTGCACGTCCTCCACCTCCACCACGCTCCCCGAGGCGTCGATGCCGTCGTTGCCGACGTCGAGGAAGCGGGAGTTGCGGATCGGCCCCTTGCCGAAGTCGATGTCGAGGGCGTCGGCCTGCGTGCTGTCGAAGACCACGCCGTCGAGCACGAATGCGGCGCGCATGATGTGCAGGGCGTCCTCGGATCGGTTCTTCGAGAAGCGCGAGTTCCGAATCGTCACCGGGCTCTCGTAGAACTCCACGGCGCCGGTCATCTCCCATCCGCTCTGCTTGGCGTTGGAGAGCCCGAAGAACTGGACGTAGTCGAGCGTGGACATCTCACCCGCCTGCAGTACGATGAAGCCCTGGCCGGTGCGGTCCGACGACTCGATGACGATCGGCTTGTCCTGCTCACCACGCAGGTCGACGGCCGACCACGACAGGACGTTGGCCTTGTTGACGATGTCGAGGCGCGTTCCCGGACCGGCGAAGACGCGATAGCCCGACGGGAAGACCAGGTCGCGGTCCACGCGCCAGCTCCCCGGCAGGATCGCGATGCGGCGCTCGGTGTCATCGATCCTGATGAAGGGGAAGGACGCCGCGTTGGGCGCCAGGCGAATGGCGTTCACGCGGAGCTGCGCGACGCCGAGCCCTTCGTGCGACCAGGCCATCGCGGGCGCCTCGTCGATCTGCTGGCTCCCCACCACCTGGTAGCGTACGCGGAGCGGCGTCTCGAGCGTGTCGTTAGGCCAGGTGAAGCCGCGCGGAACCGGGAAGCGGATGGTGGTGAACTGCATGGGCTGGCTGTCGTCCTTGCCGCCGAGCAACTGCGGCGTGGACGGCAGGACGGTCGTGTCGCGGGCGAGTCCGATGATCCGCAGCGGCAGCGCCTGCATGTTGGCGACGTCCATCACGAGCTCGCCCGGTGCGGCGGTGCGCAGGTACGTCTGCACCGCCTGCGGCGGATGCAACGCGATGCGGATGAACTCCGCGGCGCGGCGCACCGACTGCCAGTCGATCTCCAGCTCCGGAAACTCGCGCCGCAGCATCTTCAGCGACGGGTCGAGCTTGGGCGCGAGCGCGCGCTGCATCTCGTCGACGTAGCCGGCCGCACTCACGCGCTCCAGCTCCGAGACGTACAGGCGATAGAAGGCGGTGTCGGCGAAGAACTGCGAGATGTAGCGACGCGACGTGGGGTCGCGGCGTTCGTCGATCGCCTGCAGCGCGAGCAGCCCCGGCTTGGCCGGAGTGGTGCGGTTGTACGCGTCGAACGAGACCGGCTCGAGGCGCGAGGTGATCGGGTTGTAGTAGAAGCGCGCGTTGGGCCAGTTGCCCACGCCATGCCAGGCGCTGAACAAGTCGCTCAGCGCAAAGAACGTCGCGAGCTTCTTGATGTCGAACGCCTCGGCCACCGTCACCTTGCCGGTGCGGAACGACGAGAGAAGCTGGATAGCGGTGAGGAACTGGTCGCGCCCGGCCGGCGTCGCCAACCACTTGGAGGTCTGGAAGGCGTCGATGTCGGCCGAGAAGTAGCCGCCGGAGCCGGCGACGAAGCCGCGGTCGCGCGGCGCGACCGACTCCTGTCGCGCGAGCTCGCCCCAGAGCACGTCCTCGTTGAATCGGAGGATGGGGCCGTCCTTGCGCTCGTTGTTCTCGACCAATCGCGTCTCGAACACCTCTTCGAGGGCATACAGGCCGAGATCCTTGCCGTTGATCGTGACGTCGACGAAGTCGTAGCGCAGCGCGAGGAGCCCCTCACGACGCATCGCCTCGTGATAGCGCTTCTCGTTGATGAAGTCGCGCGTTTGTGGGTGCTGCAGCGAGAACTGCTTCATCCCCAGGATCGTGCTGTCCGACCGCGCGATGATGCGGAACGACCACTTGTCCCCTTCGAGGTGATCGGTCAGGTCGCCCTTGAGGCGCAGCTTCACCGGGATGGTCTTCCCGGCGAAGCGCACGTTGGCGTTGACCACGTCGGCGTCGGAGACGATGAGGACCTGGCGCTTGAGCGCGACTTCGCGCTGGTGCGCCAGGTTCATGAAATCCTTGTGCTTGATGTCGATGATCAGGCGCTCGGGGGTGGTCGTGAGCCCCTGCACGCGCCGCGTGATGGTGGTGATGGTGCGGGGGGACAACAGGTCGATCGCCCCGCGCAGCACGCCCAGGCGATGGGCCGCCACACCGGCGACGAAGACGACCAGCGTATACCCGATCGCGACCCACCGGCGGGAGGCCGTGGATCGCAGGGTGCCGATCGCCTTGCGCCGCGTTTCGCCTTCGCGCGACTTGATCTTCACGTCAGTTTCCCAGGTCCTCGAGATTCAGGAACGTGACCTTGGCCCCCGCATTCAGCGCGCGAATGTCGGAAGTGGCCTGTTCCAGCTTCTTGTAGTCGTCGAAGTCGAGCTTGAACGAGGCTTCGAGCAGGTTGGCCCCCTCGTCGAAGCGCGTGAGGTGCAGGTCGTTGCTGTGCTTCTCGAGCGTCCCGACGAGCGCGGCGAGCGTCAACCCGGCTGGCTGCGCCGACGACACCGTGAGGTGCAAGTGGCGGACTTCATCGGTGCGCTCGAACTTGCGCTTGGCGATCAAGACCACCGCCACCACGGCGAAGGCGATGAGGGTGACCCAGACCTGGTCGGCGCCGAAGCCGAGCCCCAGCGAGATGACCAGGAAGAGGTAGGTCAGCTCCTCGGGCTCCTTGATGGCGGCGCGGAAGCGCACGATCGAGAGCGCCCCGACGAGGCCTAACGACAGGGCGAGCGAGGACTTCACGATGGTGATGATCACCATCGTCGTCATGCCCAGCAGCACGAAGTTGCGCGCGAAGGCCCGCCGGTTGGAGGGCGACGCACCAAAGGCGATGTACAGCCGTCCCAGGACGAAGCTGAGGCCCGCTGTCAGCAGCAAGTTGATCAAGAACCCCAGGACGGGAATCTTGCCCGTCTGGGTCGCCAGGAATTGCTCCACGCGATGCTCCTATTCGGTCGGGATGGATCGGGTCAGGTGGAACGCGCGGCGGAAGCCGAACGCGCGCGGCCGGCCACAAAGCCGCCGGCAAAGACAACGGCGAGGAGCAGGAATAGTGCCGCCAGACGCTTGGGACTGCCCACCGCGCTCCACAGGCGCTGCACGATGGTGGGCGAGGGTGGGGGCCCCGCGGCCTTCGACTTTGTGGGCCCCTCCGACTCCTCGTCGACCGCCGGGGCCCGGTAGGCCGAGGGGTCGTAGAGCTTCCCCGGATCGCGCCCGGGTCCGAAGGCCTGGCGCCAGCGAGCGGGGGAGAAGGCGTCGGAGCTCAGCGCCCCCACCGTCGGGACCTGATAGCGCACCGAGGCGCCGTCCACCTCGCCGAACACGAAGCTCTCGAACTGCACCGTGCGGATGAGCGAGACCGGAGTCGCGGCCGCCGTCGGCTTGTCGACCATCGCATTGAGCGTCGCGCGGAAGTAGTCGATGCTGTCGCGAACCAGGTGCGTGTACATCGCCGGCCCCAGGTCGCCGGAGAAGACCCCGCGCACCCCGCGCTTCACCAGCGACGGGTGCACCTCGGCCCACCACGGGTCGTCCTCCTCGAACCAGAGCACGTGGTGCATGACGAGGAAGGTGTTGGTCGCTGGCGACTGGGTGAGCGCGTCCTGCACGAACTGCCGCTGCAACGAGTCGAGGCGCAGCGTCTTCGTGAGCTTCTGCGCCGAGGGAACCGGGGCGTTCCCCGTGGGCGTGAACGTCGTGTTGAGCAGCAGGAAGCGCGAGCCACGGAAATCCACCGCGCGCGGGAGCGCGCCGTACCTCTCGAAGAAGACGTCGCGCGTGACCGGGTCGTGGATGTCGTGGTTGCCGGGAACGCGGTAAATCGGGATCCCGAGCGGGGCGAGCTTCGCGTCGACCTTTTCCCATTGCGCGATGACCGCCTTGCGGTCGGTGAGCGCCTTGGGAATCGATCCCCAGATGATGTCTCCGGTGAGGAACAGGAGGTCGGGCTTGAGGCGCTTGAGCTCCGCGACCACCTCATCGAGGCGCGGATACAGCTCGGGATCGCTGTTCCCGCGCATGTGGCCGACGACGGCAAAGGTGAAGCGATTGGCGCTGTCCTGCGCCGCCACCGGGCGGCTAAATCCCAGCGAAAGGGCAAGTCCGGCCAGCGCCGAGCCCCGCCCGATAGAAGCCAGTCGCGCCAGGCGCGATCCAGGGTTGATCATCCGTTCTCCGTTCGATGGCCGATGCCCGCCATAAGCGCCGGTCCGAGGGGGAAAATGGCAGTAACCATGCCACGGGCCGGTCGCCGCGTTGCTCGGTCGTGAGGTGGCGCAGATCCTGCGACGCGTCGCGTTCGCGAGACAGGCGCCCCCTGCCGCTCGTCAGTAGTACGCACTCCCCGGCAGGTGCCGGTACACGCCCTACCCCCCTCCATGACCACCTCGAACACCGGGACGCCACGCTCGCAGCGCGCCACCTGGTCGGTCGCCCTGCTCGCCCTTGGTGCAGTGGCGCTCGCCCTGGCCGCGCTCTACCAGGTTTCGTTCTATCTCCGCATCCCGGTCGACCTGCTGAGCTTTGCCGAGAGCCCGTTCCTCACCGACATCATCAAGTATCGCGAAGGGCTCCCGCTGTATACGCCGGTGGCGGACAACAACTCGTACCCGTACACGCCGGGGACGCAGATCCTCACGTATACGATCGGCGCCGCCTTTGGGCACGGGACCGACATTCCGTTCCTGCGCTACGTGCAGTTCAGCTACGTCTTGCTTGCCGCGCTCGTGGCGGGGCTCGTCGCCGATGGCCTGTCGCAGCTCCTGATCCCGGAAGTGCGTCGCGGCGGACGCGGGCTCTGGATCGTCAGCTGCACCGCGCTGCTCTTCCTCGTGGCGCTCGACCCGCGATTCAACAACTTCGTCCACTCGTTGCATAACGATGGGCTGGCGATGCTGATCTCGATGACCGCGGCGTGGATCGCGGTGTCGCACGCCCGCGGGGCGCGCCGGTGGCACCTCGTCGCCATGGCCCTCCTCCCCGCGCTTGGCTTCCTGGTCAAGCAGAACCAGCTCATGTGGGCGGGGCTCTTCGCGATCTACCTCTGGTTCGAGGGATCGACCGACAAGCGCTGGGTCATCCTCTG
The window above is part of the Gemmatimonadota bacterium genome. Proteins encoded here:
- a CDS encoding CotH kinase family protein, translated to MKIKSREGETRRKAIGTLRSTASRRWVAIGYTLVVFVAGVAAHRLGVLRGAIDLLSPRTITTITRRVQGLTTTPERLIIDIKHKDFMNLAHQREVALKRQVLIVSDADVVNANVRFAGKTIPVKLRLKGDLTDHLEGDKWSFRIIARSDSTILGMKQFSLQHPQTRDFINEKRYHEAMRREGLLALRYDFVDVTINGKDLGLYALEEVFETRLVENNERKDGPILRFNEDVLWGELARQESVAPRDRGFVAGSGGYFSADIDAFQTSKWLATPAGRDQFLTAIQLLSSFRTGKVTVAEAFDIKKLATFFALSDLFSAWHGVGNWPNARFYYNPITSRLEPVSFDAYNRTTPAKPGLLALQAIDERRDPTSRRYISQFFADTAFYRLYVSELERVSAAGYVDEMQRALAPKLDPSLKMLRREFPELEIDWQSVRRAAEFIRIALHPPQAVQTYLRTAAPGELVMDVANMQALPLRIIGLARDTTVLPSTPQLLGGKDDSQPMQFTTIRFPVPRGFTWPNDTLETPLRVRYQVVGSQQIDEAPAMAWSHEGLGVAQLRVNAIRLAPNAASFPFIRIDDTERRIAILPGSWRVDRDLVFPSGYRVFAGPGTRLDIVNKANVLSWSAVDLRGEQDKPIVIESSDRTGQGFIVLQAGEMSTLDYVQFFGLSNAKQSGWEMTGAVEFYESPVTIRNSRFSKNRSEDALHIMRAAFVLDGVVFDSTQADALDIDFGKGPIRNSRFLDVGNDGIDASGSVVEVEDVQVKGAGDKGISAGEGSTLTAKRIDVRDAAIGIASKDRSHMMISDAHIIGGQVGVTAYRKKSEYGPGIIEFTTLEIKGQKVAYLIEQGSSLKIDGRAMPADLTNVADKLYGAEFGKASR
- a CDS encoding VTC domain-containing protein, producing the protein MAKPVVDPLATSGRYERKLLVTDISRANIEHLVRLHPAQFSEIYTQRYVNNCYFDTPELRLLWDAVQGHSHRLKVRARWYGDLFGDVARPVLELKRKRGMVGTKESRALPPMAFNAESEVGTLAHWLGDVEPPASIASITDALRPTLVNRYSRRYFQSADRRFRLTIDSECEYYSAEAPRHRACRLLVDDITTIVEIKYAVKDDDAASFISNAFPFLITKSSKYVTGMQRLGYR
- a CDS encoding DUF4956 domain-containing protein, with protein sequence MEQFLATQTGKIPVLGFLINLLLTAGLSFVLGRLYIAFGASPSNRRAFARNFVLLGMTTMVIITIVKSSLALSLGLVGALSIVRFRAAIKEPEELTYLFLVISLGLGFGADQVWVTLIAFAVVAVVLIAKRKFERTDEVRHLHLTVSSAQPAGLTLAALVGTLEKHSNDLHLTRFDEGANLLEASFKLDFDDYKKLEQATSDIRALNAGAKVTFLNLEDLGN
- a CDS encoding metallophosphoesterase, with product MINPGSRLARLASIGRGSALAGLALSLGFSRPVAAQDSANRFTFAVVGHMRGNSDPELYPRLDEVVAELKRLKPDLLFLTGDIIWGSIPKALTDRKAVIAQWEKVDAKLAPLGIPIYRVPGNHDIHDPVTRDVFFERYGALPRAVDFRGSRFLLLNTTFTPTGNAPVPSAQKLTKTLRLDSLQRQFVQDALTQSPATNTFLVMHHVLWFEEDDPWWAEVHPSLVKRGVRGVFSGDLGPAMYTHLVRDSIDYFRATLNAMVDKPTAAATPVSLIRTVQFESFVFGEVDGASVRYQVPTVGALSSDAFSPARWRQAFGPGRDPGKLYDPSAYRAPAVDEESEGPTKSKAAGPPPSPTIVQRLWSAVGSPKRLAALFLLLAVVFAGGFVAGRARSASAARST